Proteins from a single region of Theileria parva strain Muguga chromosome 1, complete sequence, whole genome shotgun sequence:
- a CDS encoding Major Facilitator Superfamily protein, with product MENLDKNMDEEVVDNTYLRVKRRFFERVGVIFSVFNIATFLEYFNLQILPSSMRGLEMSLFFTSKDNSMLTMAENLGLVCFIPIWGALCDKIELQYILIFGIILTGLINIWLSTISNYTLILILRIFNGALMGSVTPSAQKFIATNLQNKLAFGFGILHAVMCFGRMISGLISTTYSTDTYRDIYGWRIVLFTYGVVTLVTSPVLFFIPKVKRIDNNTTGEKIKLSHKIKQLAHYLFFIIKESLSNTTSILLAVLNFFSDGPFVAFNYVTLLIQYMRLSNTVSAITTGLTILGGIIGGIIGAFVSDHFDRKWPKHGLLNIGILNVGIRIITFMISFLVIDVTNIKRLYPLLAICLIINGMTFMTVSCVDRTLLANVVMPSVHSSSISIIRCIGGILSAVIFNPVLAKLNEGVFHFESSSLAVALMPFKLIKKNSDALRYSISIISLGTTGVVLVLYIVLHFTYGKDCEKIKQRIGKESGLFEIKEMDDPTP from the exons ATGGAAAACTTAGATAAAAACATGGATGAAGAAGTAGTAGATAACACTTATTTGAGGGTAAAGAGGCGTTTTTTTGAGCGCGTCGGGGTGATATTTTCAGTGTTTAACATCGCAACGTTTTTGGAGTACTTTAACCTCCAAATTCTCCCCTCGTCTATGCGAGGGCTTGAAATGTCTCTATTCTTCACTTCAAAGGATAATTCAATGCTCACTATGGCAGAAAACCTTGGACTCGTGTGCTTCATACCGATCTGGGGTGCTCTCTGCGATAAAATCGAACTCCaatacattttaatctttGGAATTATTCTAACGGGGCTTATCAACATATGGTTATCAACAATTTCAAACTACACTCTG ATATTAATATTGCGTATATTCAATGGCGCGTTGATGGGAAGTGTAACGCCATCAGCGCAGAAGTTTATAGCGACGAATCTACAAAATAAGCTGGCATTTGGATTTGGAATTTTACACGCGGTGATGTGTTTTGGAAGAATGATCTCAGGTCTAATTTCAACGACCTATTCAACAGACACCTACAGAGACATTTACGGGTGGAGAATTGTTTTATTCACCTATGGTGTCGTTACGTTGGTTACGTCACCAGTTCTATTCTTCATACCCAAGGTCAAACgtattgataataatacGACGGGCGAAAAGATTAAACTTTCTCATAAAATCAAACAATTGGCACATTACTTATTCTTTATCATTAAAGAATCGTTAAGTAATACCACCTCTATCTTATTAGCTGTATTG AACTTTTTTAGTGATGGGCCGTTTGTGGCGTTTAATTATGTGACTTTATTAATTCAGTACATGAGGCTTTCAAATACCGTATCGGCAATTACTACGGGGCTAACCATTTTGGGTGGTATTATTGGCGGAATTATTGGCGCTTTCGTTTCTGATCATTTTGATCGTAAATGGCCTAAACATGGACTATTAAATATAG GTATACTAAATGTTGGGATAAGAATAATAACGTTTATGATATCGTTTTTGGTAATAGATGTGACGAACATCAAGCGTCTGTACCCACTTTTGGCGATCTGTCTCATCATTAACGGGATGACCTTTATGACCGTAAGCTGCGTTGATCGCACTCTTCTCGCCAATGTAGTCATGCCTTCAGTCCATTCTTCATCAATATCAATT ATAAGATGTATTGGAGGAATATTGAGTGCTGTGATATTTAACCCTGTGTTGGCGAAGTTGAACGAAGGCGTTTTCCACTTCGAATCCTCATCATTGGCAGTCGCACTCATGCCCTTCAAACTCATTAAAAAGAACTCTGACGCTCTCAGATACTCAATCTCAATCATTTCTCTAGGAACCACTGGTGTCGTTTTAGTGCTCTACATTGTATTACATTTCACATACG GGAAAGATTGTGAAAAGATAAAGCAAAGAATCGGGAAGGAATCCGGTTTATTCGAAATCAAAGAAATGGATGATCCGACTCCATAA
- a CDS encoding Glutamine amidotransferase class-I family protein translates to MLNENSELKILIFVPCDNDLFKERHGKLVRQWLVYVSEYYNKKINFNFTEINIIHQKIPPLNDVLKYNGLLITGGFASIGHKDPWLGELRHLIRLLFVHKFPMFGICFGFQVISQALGSSYLLAPYGFNFFALDYKLEPKASAFFKPFFNYYHRYEYNNKLNGNKTNNGVIDLNKENYNSIIGLFSHNDVITSLPDGSNIDYGSYEDQNRTEIDEALSDLVVTNISSSDKFPILGYLAGDSKRTFILSLQHHPEFHTSPGLTYFNDVLSLKLSQGLMSSDQFEKNIEMIKMFNESNSGKVYGLMTLSLFSNGYIKPEQ, encoded by the exons atgttaaatgaaaattcagaattaaaaattttg ATTTTCGTTCCTTGCGATAATGACCTCTTCAAAGAAAGACACGGGAAACTTGTTAGACAATGGCTAGTTTACGTTTcagaatattataataagaAAATCAACTTCAACTTCActgaaattaatataattcaTCAAAAAATACCACCTCTCAACGACGTTCTAAAATATAACG GATTATTGATAACTGGTGGATTTGCCTCGATAGGACATAAGGATCCTTGGCTTGGCGAACTCAGACACTTGATTCGGCTACTCTTTGTACATAAATTTCCCATGTTTGGGATTTGCTTCGGATTCCAAGTCATTTCACAG GCACTGGGTTCTTCATATTTACTAGCGCCTTATGGGTTCAATTTCTTTGCATTGGACTATAAGCTCGAGCCAAAAGCCTCTGCGTTTTTCAAACCATTTTTCAACTATTACCATAG atatgaatataataacaAGTTGAATGggaataaaactaataatggtgtaattgatttaaataaag AgaattataatagtatCATTGGATTATTTTCTCATAATGATGTTATCACATCGTTGCCTGATGGCTCGAATATTGACTATGGTTCTTATGAGGATCAAAATCGCACTGAAATTGATGAAGCGTTGTCTGATTTAGTCGTGACGAATATTTCATCGTCTGACAAGTTTCCTATTTTAGGTTATCTTGCCGGTGATAGTAAACGCACTTTTATTCTATCACTACAACATCATCCTGAATTCCATACATCACCAG GTCTTACTTACTTTAATGATGTACTGAGTCTGAAGCTGAGCCAAGGGCTGATGAGTTCAGACCAGTTTGAGAAGAACATTGAAATGATAAAGATGTTCAACGAGTCAAACTCAGGCAAAGTCTACGGACTAATGACACTCTCTCTATTCTCAAATGGATACATTAAACCAGAAcaataa
- a CDS encoding putative integral membrane protein, translating to MIKKKHKTDKNGSIEHVYNFNQITLLHNHKLKFQNRHWRLICLILIILVFYNVRGVGCELASINPGLPPGVNPELIKHSVNLAQQSRRRSQSKVPRNKLNKSFQNSTTGSSNDDSDSDGSGDDSDVELPFRTDSEVYTRKKLSKDKRNRRFTDLETHKRRPINPLTKYPSDDQSEENKPTDKTPLLDTPLKEKPKVVKPVPINPNDKNKPKLSEATPILTKTKDKDEKIGPFSERLLRPISDNVDFNNLPFNTNTNTNTTETNSNDSTTKTNTADSTTNTTSPNPLNPNTGNNGVKKMTPPNSPTMTAESGSGSSDDFDVNEVEAVKKSKLDPSITQGLGNSIPRKSQVSGTQIPVATSFEYNRSAHVLEPKFEKPKVMGGIIQTLTDKESKLRRMTKRKLRIQHDLTLYISKESANVVNMLNNGEVGKLQKVHPLVYLRLQEVFQSQYALNQLLKKDGDKVKRYDKNWYLNSTPTAKASFIEEIRKYTKEPELYGKFKQPKKMKESRKLVYEKLELFHNDYICQRIVRENQFSDKIIRSFEQQSGLYIAPNYHNLVPGLGNLWLIKNFERYYMEASRSKVTTFSKVAPSLVGKFMLMVENGTVLPSPPSSQVAIHSLSIILSMVMEGVREPQLFLGKKKFYGFMSLCDTKCIQTLYDNDKVATTEKGVGKKGTVGKRLAQFLKWVQLFHTEDLLLIDTYAQRVLLSIMYAITREDFYRSSPRNVQLRIQSQFTNQKPSQSFLQEDSDDIVEPSMLEVGPDARERELREANRRLIEDYNRRRQEEYEKRRREQYKDPHKQYKNRQEYLRDQMGRVLDEQSKEVHKQKAEREKQAFEDALNGSDTFQKAMRQREEILRRARYNSRMPSNDVENEKSLFTNTADNTNDNADNTSEEKNTDVRSKLEGMGNTYKKFYNMFMSGYHEPGKSVNPENTSEQIIPFHVFATSNGGRVSGSVGYDHQFLDVINVITDLTNLANKDYNVYYQSVNTIIMIRSIHLALHSFENSKQKKITSSKTFGSLFRYLNTDSNGYVMNLTKQFLPATSLSLQLIFFIQELVERYHHGIIGLLRKFFKNLLFRGIIRAPTNFRQVNNNFNTYVIYDDKKYKGTLETVHQLVKMFKDSFITKASIPIPIIQYITIFLSLWSQSDSQTFNISDRSENIARKMFLLSFLVNKRSLADMATEMVLQHCAGLKMLHLGCVSKLNNNNKECKDYSLLLKKKKVLRIMRMIESTSMDPLDVIRIASDTCRRCVANLTVRPHVGAPTLLQMEQDLDDGEDDDLEDVEDSYLELDEGLEGGSGGCLDCLGCCNRKKNQETTSTSNSNSNPNSNSGGKDSSTDKDLSTNSASGQSTSTSRSGFGKSGIPCAAGSGTRAFGNPSYLQIPNNSSNTSSNILKTSLLQLDESLELKNNIFSSYSPASSGLRAFNSPSLTKPANINNNNGTIRNGDRQSKNRQADESKPTKPLTDSSSKSSLLELNDDVNSEKVNAETGESQSTKSKSNSNSDSENSNKKWYDPLKKVKNVFKKKMTPEEEAMMLPHFVDRLMLHSEITHRIHCYYTQKTLVKRLIKELKKAKDELDIKQIIANVFGEFRSIEIIQSGMASSIHQLICPFMMESPNELRLPIQTNILQYVIKQLVSKYKLNPIKKDLFKQFRGKINELVPDLEGYMKVDVVGSVFVGLRKYNGIYYSGGYAPFDKIDKPTNILLKPGEGRLVYDGDNFVPELTALNDIPSLESINIIHEYDYDRIVYQINTGNGEGASIVMSERKFALEYPNFIIRAHVLITAKALMRMGFDMGRVIWCGDKYGWVADFSLDNIVPVSDVPVYNGQYWLLTSQLTVKDVVGNVPIRLVDKKSYMDTGSTDITIDDKGLNEINVEIISNGKKVGEVKSHKGETLEGEDEEGMEFLVGAGGDNLSATPGAVKTVKTATYNPTTHGLTLDLDMPDFINM from the exons atgattaaaaagAAGCACAAAACTGATAAAAATGGCTCAATTGAAcatgtttataattttaaccaaattaCCCTTCTACACAACcataaactaaaatttcaaaatc GTCATTGGCGTCTAATATGTctaatattgataatattagtattttataatgtgAGAGGTGTTGGGTGTGAGTTGGCTAGTATAAATCCGGGTTTACCACCCGGTGTAAACCCTGAACTCATTAAACATAGCGTTAACTTAGCTCAACAGTCCAGGAGACGCTCTCAGTCGAAAGTTCCAagaaacaaattaaataaatcttTTCAAAACAGTACCACTGGCAGTAGTAATGATGATAGTGACAGTGATGGCAGTGGAGATGATAGTGATGTTGAATTGCCCTTTAGAACAGATTCAGAGGTTTACACGAGGAAAAAACTATCAAAAGATAAACGCAATCGCAGATTCACGGATCTAGAAACTCATAAACGAAGACCAATTAATCCTTTAACAAAATATCCTTCAGATGATCAATCTGAAGAAAATAAGCCGACGGATAAAACCCCTTTGCTAGATACCCCTTTAAAAGAAAAACCTAAAGTTGTTAAACCTGTGCCAATTAACCcgaatgataaaaataaacctAAACTATCTGAAGCCACCCCTATTTTGACTAAAACTAAGGATAAAGATGAGAAGATTGGACCATTTAGCGAAAGATTACTTAGACCCATTTCTGACAATGTTGATTTCAATAATCTACCATtcaatactaatactaatactaatactaccGAAACTAACAGTAATGATAGTACTACAAAAACTAACACCGCTGATAGTACTACGAATACCACTAGCCCTAATCCGTTAAACCCTAATACCGGTAATAATGgagttaaaaaaatgaCACCACCGAATTCACCTACAATGACAGCGGAATCGGGATCAGGATCATCGGACGATTTTGATGTAAATGAGGTAGAAGCGGtgaaaaaatcaaaattagACCCATCAATTACACAGGGTCTGGGCAATAGTATACCCCGAAAATCGCAAGTGAGTGGAACACAAATCCCAGTGGCAACATCTTTTGAATATAATAGATCAGCACATGTATTAGAACCTAAATTTGAAAAGCCTAAAGTAATGGGTGGTATAATACAAACATTAACAGATAAAGAATCCAAATTACGTAGAATGACCAAGCGTAAACTAAGAATACAACATGATCTAACTCTGTACATTAGTAAAGAATCCGCAAACGTAGTgaatatgttaaataatgGCGAAGTAGGTAAACTTCAAAAGGTCCATCCTTTAGTATATTTGAGATTACAAGAGGTTTTCCAATCACAATATGCTTTGAACCAACTATTAAAAAAGGATGGAGATAAGGTTAAAAGATACGATAAAAACTGGTATTTGAATTCCACGCCTACTGCAAAAGCCTCTTTTATAGAGGAAATACGTAAATACACTAAGGAGCCTGAATTGTATGGTAAATTCAAACAACCTAAAAAGATGAAGGAAAGTAGGAAATTAGTATATGAAAAGTTAGAACTATTTCATAATGATTATATTTGTCAGAGAATTGTTAGGGAAAATCAATTTTCCGATAAGATAATACGTTCATTTGAACAACAATCTGGTTTATATATAGCCCcaaattatcataatttAGTGCCGGGGTTAGGAAATCTATGGCTAATTAAGAATTTTGAACGTTATTACATGGAAGCCTCAAGGTCTAAAGTAACTACTTTTAGTAAAGTTGCCCCTAGTTTAGTTGGAAAATTCATGTTAATGGTGGAAAATGGTACTGTTTTGCCATCACCACCAAGCTCTCAAGTTGCTATTCATTCACTTTCTATCATCTTATCAATGGTTATGGAAGGTGTTAGAGAACCACAATTGTTCCTTGGTAAAAAGAAATTTTATGGTTTCATGTCATTGTGTGATACTAAGTGTATACAAACACTGTATGACAATGATAAGGTAGCAACGACTGAGAAAGGTGTTGGTAAAAAGGGAACAGTTGGTAAAAGATTGgcacaatttttaaaatgggTGCAATTGTTCCATACTGaagatttattattaattgataCATATGCACAGAGAGTATTATTAAGCATAATGTATGCAATAACGAGGGAAGACTTTTATAGAAGTTCACCCAGGAATGTACAGTTGAGAATACAGTCACAATTCACCAATCAAAAACCTTCACAATCATTTTTACAAGAAGATAGTGATGATATAg ttgAACCTTCAATGTTGGAGGTTGGCCCTGATGCACGAGAGCGCGAGTTACGAGAAGCTAACAGACGTCTAATCGAAGATTACAACAGGCGACGTCAAGAAGAATATGAAAAACGCCGACGTGAACAATATAAAGATCCACATAAGCAGTATAAGAATCGTCAAGAATATTTACGTGATCAAATGGGTCGTGTATTGGATGAGCAAAGTAAGGAGGTACATAAACAGAAGGCGGAGCGTGAGAAACAAGCTTTTGAGGATGCTCTTAATGGTAGTGATACTTTTCAAAAAGCTATGCGTCAGAGGGAAGAAATTCTTAGACGTGCCAGATACAATTCCAGGATGCCTAGTAATgatgttgaaaatgaaaaatctCTTTTCACTAATACTGCTGATAACACCAATGATAATGCTGATAATACTTCTGAAGAAAAGAACACTGACGTGAGGAGTAAATTGGAAGGAATGGGAAATAcgtataaaaaattttataatatgtTTATGAGTGGTTATCATGAACCTGGAAAATCAGTAAATCCTGAAAACACTTCTGAACAAATCATACCATTCCACGTCTTTGCCACTAGTAATGGTGGTAGAGTTAGTGGTAGTGTTGGTTATGATCACCAATTCTTGGATgttattaatgttattacTGATCTGACCAATTTGGCAAATAAAGATTACAATGTGTATTACCAGAGTGTTAACACTATCATTATGATACGATCAATACATTTAGCATTGCACTCATTCGAGAATTCTAAACAGAAAAAAATTACCAGTTCTAAAACTTTTGGTAGTCTTTTCCGATATCTCAACACTGATAGCAATGGATATGTAATGAATTTAACTAAACAATTTCTACCAGCAACTTCATTATCGTTACAACTCATATTCTTTATACAAGAGTTAGTCGAGCGTTATCATCATGGTATCATTGGATTATTAAGGaaattctttaaaaatttactatttcGTGGTATTATTAGGGCCCCAACTAATTTTAGACAGGTTAATAACAACTTTAACACTTATGTTATATatgatgataaaaaatacaaaggTACATTGGAAACCGTACATCAGCTTGTGAAAATGTTTAAAGACTCATTTATTACCAAAGCATCCATACCAATACCAATCATACAATATATTACCATATTCTTATCATTGTGGTCACAATCAGATTCGCAAACGTTTAATATATCAGACCGAAGCGAGAATATTGCTAGGAAGATGTTCCTACTATCGTTTTTGGTCAATAAAAGGAGTTTAGCTGATATGGCGACTGAAATGGTTTTACAACATTGTGCAggtttaaaaatgttacaTCTGGGATGTGTgtcaaaattaaacaacAACAACAAGGAATGTAAAGATTATTCACTCCTCCTTAAAAAGAAGAAGGTTTTGAGAATAATGAGGATGATAGAGAGTACGTCCATGGATCCACTAGATGTCATAAGAATTGCATCTGATACTTGCAGAAGGTGTGTGGCTAATCTTACTGTGAGACCACATGTCGGGGCACCCACTCTATTACAGATGGAACAGGATTTAGATGATGGTGAGGATGATGATTTGGAGGATGTGGAGGATAGTTATTTGGAGTTGGATGAGGGATTAGAAGGTGGCTCCGGTGGTTGTCTCGATTGTTTAGGTTGTTGTAACCGAAAAAAGAACCAAGAAACTACTTCAACTTCAAACTCAAACTCAAATCCGAATTCAAATTCAGGTGGTAAAGATTCAAGTACAGATAAGGATTTATCTACTAATAGTGCATCTGGGCAATCAACTTCAACTTCAAGATCAGGTTTTGGTAAAAGTGGTATACCATGTGCAGCAGGTAGTGGTACAAGAGCCTTTGGAAACCCCTCCTACTTGCAAATTCCTAataatagtagtaataCTAGCtctaacattttaaaaactagTTTATTGCAGTTAGATGAGAGTCTCGAgcttaaaaataatattttttcatcatATTCTCCGGCAAGTTCAGGTTTGAGAGCTTTTAATAGCCCTAGTCTTACAAAACCTgctaatattaataataataatggtaCTATTCGAAATGGAGATAGGCAGAGCAAAAATAGGCAAGCCGACGAGTCTAAACCCACAAAACCCTTAACTGATAGTAGCTCAAAATCCAGTTTATTGGAGCTCAATGACGATGTCAATTCTGAAAAGGTTAATGCTGAGACAGGTGAATCTCAAAGCACCAAATCTAAGTCCAATAGTAATTCCGACTCAGAAAACAGTAATAAGAAATGGTATGATCCTTTAAAGAAAGTGAAGAATGTATTTAAGAAGAAGATGACACCTGAAGAGGAAGCAATGATGTTACCGCATTTTGTTGATCGCTTAATGCTACATTCAGAAATAACTCATCGTATTCATTGTTACTATACCCAAAAGACCTTAGTGAAGAGACTAAtaaaagaattaaaaaaagCCAAAGATGAATTGGatataaaacaaataatagCAAATGTATTTGGTGAATTTAGAAGTATTGAAATTATACAATCCGGTATGGCATCATCAATACACCAACTTATATGCCCATTCATGATGGAATCCCCGAATGAACTCAGATTACCAATTCAAACCAATATACTACAATATGTTATCAAGCAATTAGTCAGTAAGTATAAGCTTAATCCAATAAAGAAAGATTTGTTTAAACAATTTaggggtaaaattaatgagtTGGTACCTGATCTAGAGGGATATATGAAAGTAGATGTCGTTGGAAGTGTATTTGTAGGATTAAGAAAGTACAATggtatatattattcaGGTGGTTATGCACCGTTTGATAAGATTGATAAGCCTACgaatattttgttaaaaccTGGCGAAGGGAGATTAGTATATGATGGTGATAATTTCGTACCAGAATTAACAGCACTAAATGACATACCTTCTCTGGAatcaattaatattatacatgaATACGATTACGACCGTATAGTTTACCAGATTAATACTGGTAATGGTGAAGGTGCTAGTATAGTAATGAGTGAGAGGAAATTCGCGTTGGAATatccaaattttataattagaGCCCATGTTTTAATTACGGCGAAAGCTTTAATGAGGATGGGATTTGATATGGGCAGGGTTATTTGGTGTGGAGATAAATACGGCTGGGTTGCTGATTTTTCACttgataatattgtacCAGTTTCTGATGTGCCTGTTTATAATGGTCAATACTGGCTCTTAACATCGCAACTTACTGTTAAAGACGTTGTTGGCAATGTTCCAATTCGTTTAGTAGATAAAAAAAGCTATATGGACACTGGTAGTACTGATATTACAATAGACGATAAGGGACTGAATGAGATTAATGTTGAGATAATTTCTAACGGTAAGAAAGTTGGTGAGGTAAAGTCACACAAGGGCGAAACTCTAGAAGGTGAGGACGAAGAGGGGATGGAATTTTTAGTTGGAGCTGGAGGAGACAATTTGAGTGCAACTCCTGGAGCAGTTAAGACAGTGAAAACAGCGACATACAACCCAACAACTCACGGTCTCACATTAGATTTAGATATGCCTGATTTCATAAATATGTAA